The following are encoded together in the Proteiniphilum saccharofermentans genome:
- a CDS encoding Na/Pi cotransporter family protein — translation MDYSFFDFLKLIGSLALFLYGMKIMSEGLQKLTGNKLRNILSAMTKNRLTGVLTGILITALIQSSSATTVMVVSFVNAGLLSLVQSIGVIMGANIGTTLTAWIIAFFGFGKLSISALAIPLMGIALPLIFSSKSKNKSLGEFIFGFSFLFMGLDFLQNSMPDLQNNPEVLSFLQNFTDRGLLSMLFFLIVGTILTIIVQSSSATVALTLIMAAKGWIDFPSAAAMVMGENLGTTLTANLAAIPANISAKRAAFAHFIFNVLGLVWLTIAFNFFVELVDTIIGGITSVNPSGMQSFLASLSPEEYTQITTLSRSELSPELAALQSEYLNYQASTSYGLSLFHTLYNICNVLIMIWFVKLYEKICLAVIRPKRGEEEDEEFILQYISTGMASTDELSILQAEKEVEVYVQRVRKMFGFVKKLTNLNHHDKKFLKLYNRTEKYEDICDQMEVEIGSYLGKVAEGRLSNQSKERVRAILRGVTEIESIADSSCNIARHLKRKMEADVVFEEIIITNINCMYELLDKAFENMQVLLKNQKITESELLHSKHIENSINEKRNLLKRENVENLNQNLYSYQNGVFYMDIVSECERMGDYIMNVIESLEVKHI, via the coding sequence ATGGACTACAGTTTCTTCGATTTTTTAAAGCTTATAGGTTCGCTGGCACTCTTCCTTTATGGGATGAAAATCATGAGCGAAGGCCTCCAAAAACTTACCGGTAATAAACTCAGGAATATCCTGTCAGCAATGACAAAAAACCGTCTGACGGGAGTTTTGACCGGGATACTAATCACCGCCCTTATCCAATCATCATCCGCCACCACGGTAATGGTAGTGAGTTTTGTGAACGCAGGGTTACTAAGTCTGGTTCAATCCATCGGCGTAATCATGGGTGCCAACATAGGAACCACACTTACCGCATGGATAATCGCTTTTTTCGGATTCGGGAAATTATCGATCAGCGCACTCGCAATTCCTTTGATGGGGATTGCGCTTCCGCTTATTTTTTCCTCAAAAAGCAAAAATAAATCATTGGGAGAATTCATTTTTGGATTTTCCTTTCTTTTTATGGGGCTTGATTTTCTGCAAAATTCCATGCCCGACCTGCAAAACAATCCCGAAGTATTATCTTTCCTTCAAAACTTTACTGACAGGGGACTTCTATCCATGTTATTTTTCCTGATTGTCGGTACAATACTGACAATCATCGTCCAATCTTCAAGCGCTACGGTTGCCCTTACCCTGATCATGGCAGCAAAAGGATGGATCGACTTTCCAAGTGCCGCCGCGATGGTGATGGGAGAAAATCTCGGCACAACCCTTACCGCTAATCTTGCGGCTATTCCTGCAAATATCTCGGCAAAAAGGGCCGCATTCGCCCATTTCATATTCAATGTGTTAGGCCTTGTCTGGTTGACAATCGCGTTTAATTTCTTTGTGGAGCTTGTCGACACGATCATTGGAGGAATTACATCCGTCAACCCCAGCGGGATGCAGTCATTTCTCGCCTCGCTCTCACCCGAGGAATACACACAGATCACTACACTTTCCAGATCGGAACTTTCGCCCGAACTTGCCGCCTTGCAAAGTGAATACCTTAATTATCAAGCCTCTACCTCGTATGGCTTATCGCTATTCCATACACTTTACAACATCTGTAATGTACTCATTATGATATGGTTTGTAAAATTGTATGAAAAGATCTGTCTCGCAGTTATCAGACCCAAACGAGGCGAAGAAGAAGACGAAGAATTCATACTTCAGTATATCTCCACGGGAATGGCCTCTACAGATGAACTTTCCATCCTCCAGGCTGAAAAAGAGGTGGAAGTATATGTGCAGCGTGTCCGGAAAATGTTTGGTTTCGTTAAGAAATTAACCAATTTGAATCATCACGACAAGAAGTTCCTTAAACTGTACAACCGTACTGAGAAATATGAGGATATCTGCGACCAGATGGAGGTCGAGATAGGTTCTTATCTGGGTAAAGTGGCAGAGGGAAGGCTCAGTAATCAGAGTAAAGAGCGCGTACGTGCCATCCTCCGCGGAGTGACGGAAATAGAAAGCATTGCCGACTCAAGTTGTAATATTGCCCGGCATTTGAAACGAAAGATGGAAGCCGATGTTGTTTTTGAAGAAATTATTATCACCAATATCAACTGCATGTACGAACTGTTGGATAAGGCATTTGAAAACATGCAGGTCCTGCTCAAAAATCAGAAAATAACGGAATCGGAATTATTGCACAGCAAACATATCGAAAACAGTATCAATGAAAAGCGGAATCTCCTGAAGCGTGAGAACGTAGAGAATCTGAACCAGAATCTCTACTCATATCAAAACGGCGTTTTCTATATGGATATCGTCTCGGAATGTGAACGGATGGGAGATTATATCATGAACGTGATTGAATCGTTAGAGGTAAAGCATATTTAA
- the mnmE gene encoding tRNA uridine-5-carboxymethylaminomethyl(34) synthesis GTPase MnmE: MTEDIICAISTPPGMGAIAVIRLSGEGSCSLTDRIFHSPSGKKLSEAAANTVHFGRIMGDDEVLDEVLVTVFRAPHSFTGEESVEISCHGSVYIQQKIMELLLANGARLAEAGEFTRRAFRNGKFDLSQAEAVADLIASSSRASHRVAMNQMRGGFAKKLSDLRDKLLQFVSLIELELDFSEEDVEFANREQLYLLTEEIEQEIGKLVSSFRLGNAIKSGIPVAIIGETNAGKSTLLNLLLNEEKAIVSDIHGTTRDVIEDTMNIGGVTFRFIDTAGIRQTSDTIETMGIERTFRKIEQASIVLWVVDLTTPREKIESLATSIVPKTKEKHLILLFNKADLIPQDKRTNVEDILLGVGDNRLFISAKQQYNTGRLQELLIKAAAIPAISEEDVIVTNLRHYEALTKAFEAILRVKEGLEIGITHDFLSQDIRECMFHLGEITGQISTDEILGNIFSKFCIGK; the protein is encoded by the coding sequence ATGACAGAAGATATAATTTGTGCAATATCTACTCCTCCCGGTATGGGAGCGATAGCAGTTATCCGCCTTTCTGGCGAGGGAAGCTGTTCTCTGACCGACCGGATATTCCATTCTCCCTCCGGTAAAAAACTAAGTGAAGCTGCTGCCAATACCGTCCATTTCGGGAGGATCATGGGCGACGATGAAGTACTGGACGAGGTACTGGTCACCGTTTTTCGTGCACCCCATTCCTTTACGGGTGAGGAGAGCGTAGAGATATCCTGTCACGGATCGGTGTATATCCAGCAGAAGATCATGGAACTATTACTTGCCAACGGAGCCCGGTTGGCAGAGGCGGGAGAATTCACCCGTCGCGCGTTCCGGAATGGGAAGTTCGACCTGAGCCAGGCCGAGGCTGTTGCCGATCTGATTGCTTCTTCCTCACGGGCTTCGCACAGGGTGGCGATGAACCAGATGAGGGGAGGTTTTGCCAAAAAACTGTCCGACTTGCGGGATAAGTTATTGCAGTTTGTTTCACTGATCGAACTGGAACTCGATTTTTCGGAAGAGGATGTGGAGTTCGCTAACCGGGAGCAACTCTACCTGTTGACCGAAGAGATTGAGCAGGAGATCGGAAAGCTGGTTAGTTCTTTCCGTTTGGGAAATGCCATTAAGAGCGGTATTCCGGTCGCTATTATCGGCGAGACCAATGCCGGTAAGTCGACCTTGCTGAATTTGTTGCTCAATGAGGAGAAAGCCATCGTCAGCGATATCCACGGCACCACACGTGATGTGATAGAAGACACCATGAACATAGGAGGTGTTACATTCCGTTTTATCGATACGGCCGGTATACGCCAGACTTCCGATACCATTGAGACAATGGGTATCGAACGTACATTCCGGAAAATTGAACAGGCATCCATTGTGCTGTGGGTAGTCGACCTGACCACACCACGGGAGAAGATCGAGTCGCTGGCTACATCTATTGTGCCAAAGACAAAAGAAAAGCATCTTATACTGTTATTCAACAAAGCCGATCTGATACCGCAAGATAAGCGTACAAATGTAGAAGACATCCTGCTCGGGGTAGGGGATAACCGACTTTTTATCTCAGCAAAGCAACAGTATAATACCGGCAGGTTACAGGAGTTGTTAATCAAAGCCGCCGCTATTCCTGCTATTAGCGAGGAAGACGTGATCGTAACCAACCTGCGTCATTATGAAGCCCTCACCAAAGCATTTGAAGCTATCCTTCGTGTAAAAGAAGGTCTGGAGATCGGCATCACCCACGATTTCCTTTCCCAGGACATCCGCGAATGCATGTTCCATCTCGGCGAAATCACCGGTCAGATATCGACGGATGAGATACTGGGAAATATTTTTAGTAAGTTCTGCATCGGAAAGTAA
- a CDS encoding UvrD-helicase domain-containing protein, translating into MENQQSLDRHLLHVIKASAGSGKTHRLTGEYLRLLFSAPNNHRHILAVTFTNKATDEMKSRIVEELYRLASGADSSYLAELMDDFSMRREDVRTKAKTILETILHDYSSFSISTIDRFFQQTMRTFARETGLAGGYNIELDETSLLTETIDLMLSELDKPENKTLAEWLLRFMQHNIEEGKSWKIDRQVLDLAKQLFNETYKSFTDEEQSTIQDKEQLEAYKQMLMRIAKSYENEVKSVGVKALSIMQQYGLSYDDFKHKRNSGFLLFTKLAGGNVEKPSTRLIALADNIDLWYSGKEKENAIRSAYSDGLNECVKQIIYLSDNDREYQTAKHLLRNFYTLGILNDIKQRLRKLQQENNTLFLSDTTELLNDIIAGTDSPFIYEKTGTRVHHYMIDEFQDTSRMQWENFRPLIGESLASGNLNLIVGDVKQSIYRFRNSDWRLLEEQVKEDFQAGNIREHVLDTNWRSDAHIVQFNNAFFTQAAVNLQNDFNTSAESPQHTEGAGNNGHNSDTQITNAYADLYQQVPLKKADSGGQVRITFLKDDKETDWKADVLERLPHEIEVLQDQGFALKDIAIIVRWNHEAVQVADTLLSYREQHPESPYRYDIISNEALLVRSAQSVKAIIALMRHFRNPKDEICRMMAIYEFYRFQRRSSPDEALQFYREEGRGDFPDEIKGHLGELVSMPFYEMTEHFFTLTTDALDAKENAYVQAFLDIVLKFKESATADLNDFLDWWDETGHRKALFSPEDQDAIRLITIHKSKGLGFGAVIMPFVSWGMDHNTYHNDIIWCKPGSVPFNTLGVAPLKYGKGLEDTIFRDSYLEEKRFTYIDNLNLLYVAFTRPKHRLIAFAPIPRKPETISDVADLLWRSITDTAPLPASVLTGHTASPESTNPASTNPGHQRDYIPLNEYFNEGEVESVFEYGKPETVRKPEKKAVADSDKTGKWQSVPFGDRLQLRFNSIGYFSDDGSRDYGTMMHDIVSNVKTLEDIPQAVEQKVSAGELAEEERENTIHRLTEILSRPEISDWYSGKYTVLNETQVLHPDTGFSRPDRVMIGPDEVIVADYKFGELEETKHIRQVRRYIQHIQEIGYENVSGYIFYVKQGKIVECPLSG; encoded by the coding sequence ATGGAAAATCAGCAGTCATTAGACAGACATCTGCTCCACGTGATCAAAGCATCTGCCGGATCGGGCAAAACACACCGTCTGACAGGTGAATATCTCCGTTTGCTTTTTTCAGCGCCAAACAATCACCGCCATATCCTGGCCGTAACCTTTACCAACAAGGCGACCGATGAGATGAAGTCGCGCATCGTGGAAGAGTTGTACCGGCTGGCTTCGGGTGCAGACTCCTCTTATCTGGCGGAACTGATGGACGATTTCTCCATGCGTCGGGAAGACGTCCGCACAAAAGCAAAAACCATCTTAGAAACTATTCTACACGACTATTCATCTTTCTCTATCAGCACCATCGACCGTTTTTTCCAGCAGACCATGCGCACTTTTGCCCGTGAGACCGGTTTGGCGGGGGGATATAATATCGAGTTGGATGAGACCTCCCTGCTGACCGAAACTATCGACCTGATGCTTTCCGAACTGGATAAACCGGAGAACAAGACGCTGGCGGAATGGCTCCTCCGATTCATGCAGCATAATATAGAAGAGGGGAAAAGCTGGAAGATCGACCGGCAGGTGTTGGATCTGGCAAAGCAATTGTTCAACGAGACATATAAATCGTTTACCGATGAGGAGCAGTCGACCATTCAGGATAAGGAACAGCTCGAGGCCTACAAACAGATGCTTATGCGTATCGCAAAGAGCTACGAGAATGAGGTGAAATCGGTAGGAGTAAAGGCGCTCAGCATCATGCAGCAATACGGATTATCGTATGACGACTTCAAACACAAAAGGAATTCCGGTTTCCTGCTATTCACCAAACTGGCAGGTGGAAACGTGGAGAAACCATCCACACGCCTTATCGCATTGGCAGACAATATCGACCTGTGGTACAGCGGCAAGGAGAAAGAGAATGCCATCCGATCGGCTTACAGCGACGGCCTCAACGAATGTGTAAAGCAGATCATCTATCTTTCCGATAACGACCGGGAATACCAGACTGCAAAGCATCTGCTCCGTAATTTCTATACCTTAGGTATCCTCAACGACATCAAACAACGGCTGCGCAAACTGCAACAGGAAAACAATACCCTGTTTCTCTCCGACACCACAGAACTGCTGAACGACATCATTGCCGGTACCGACTCCCCTTTTATCTATGAAAAGACGGGCACCCGCGTCCATCATTATATGATAGATGAGTTCCAGGATACCTCGCGTATGCAATGGGAAAATTTCCGGCCGTTGATCGGAGAAAGCCTTGCCTCCGGAAACCTGAACCTGATCGTGGGCGATGTGAAGCAGAGTATCTACCGTTTCCGCAATTCCGACTGGCGCTTGCTCGAGGAACAGGTAAAAGAGGATTTTCAGGCCGGCAATATCCGGGAACACGTGCTGGACACCAACTGGCGAAGCGACGCACATATAGTGCAATTCAACAATGCTTTTTTCACGCAAGCCGCTGTCAACCTGCAAAACGATTTTAACACCTCCGCCGAAAGTCCGCAGCATACAGAAGGGGCTGGCAATAACGGGCACAACAGTGATACACAGATCACCAATGCCTACGCCGACCTCTATCAGCAGGTTCCTCTGAAAAAAGCGGACAGTGGCGGACAAGTGAGGATTACCTTTCTGAAGGATGATAAGGAGACAGACTGGAAAGCAGATGTGCTGGAGCGGCTGCCGCATGAGATCGAAGTGCTTCAGGACCAGGGGTTCGCACTGAAAGATATCGCTATAATAGTACGATGGAACCATGAAGCGGTGCAGGTCGCTGATACGTTGTTGTCCTACCGCGAACAACACCCGGAATCACCTTACCGTTACGACATTATTTCCAATGAAGCGCTTCTTGTCCGCAGTGCCCAAAGCGTGAAAGCCATCATCGCACTGATGCGCCATTTCCGGAACCCGAAAGATGAAATTTGCAGAATGATGGCAATCTACGAATTCTACCGGTTTCAACGCCGCTCTTCTCCGGACGAGGCCCTACAGTTCTATCGTGAAGAGGGTCGCGGCGATTTCCCCGACGAGATAAAAGGTCATCTGGGTGAACTGGTATCCATGCCTTTCTACGAAATGACCGAGCATTTCTTCACACTGACAACCGATGCATTGGATGCCAAAGAGAATGCCTATGTACAAGCTTTTCTGGATATAGTACTTAAATTCAAGGAGAGTGCTACTGCGGATTTAAACGACTTTCTGGACTGGTGGGATGAGACCGGCCACAGGAAAGCGCTTTTTTCGCCCGAAGACCAGGACGCCATCCGGCTGATTACCATCCACAAATCAAAAGGGTTGGGATTTGGTGCTGTGATCATGCCATTCGTGAGCTGGGGTATGGACCACAATACATATCATAACGATATTATCTGGTGCAAACCCGGATCCGTACCGTTCAACACTTTGGGTGTTGCGCCGCTGAAATACGGAAAAGGACTTGAAGACACCATCTTCAGGGATAGCTACCTGGAAGAAAAACGGTTTACCTATATCGACAACCTGAACCTGCTCTACGTGGCATTTACCCGTCCGAAACACCGGCTCATCGCTTTCGCCCCCATCCCCCGGAAACCGGAAACCATTTCCGATGTAGCAGATCTCTTATGGAGAAGTATTACCGACACTGCTCCCCTACCCGCTTCGGTGTTAACCGGCCACACCGCTTCCCCGGAATCCACAAATCCAGCGTCTACGAACCCCGGTCATCAAAGAGACTATATTCCCCTAAACGAATATTTCAATGAGGGTGAAGTTGAATCTGTTTTTGAATATGGCAAACCGGAAACAGTACGGAAACCGGAAAAAAAAGCGGTTGCGGACAGCGATAAGACAGGGAAATGGCAATCGGTTCCTTTTGGTGACCGGCTACAATTGCGATTCAATTCCATTGGATATTTCAGTGACGATGGCAGTCGCGATTATGGCACGATGATGCACGACATTGTAAGCAATGTGAAGACCCTGGAGGATATTCCGCAGGCAGTAGAACAAAAGGTCTCCGCAGGGGAGTTGGCAGAAGAAGAAAGGGAAAATACGATCCATCGGTTGACAGAGATCTTATCCCGACCGGAGATCTCAGACTGGTATTCCGGCAAATATACCGTACTGAATGAGACCCAGGTGTTACATCCCGATACCGGATTCAGCCGCCCCGACCGGGTAATGATCGGCCCCGACGAAGTAATCGTAGCCGATTACAAATTCGGAGAGCTGGAAGAGACAAAACATATCCGTCAGGTGCGTCGTTATATACAACATATACAGGAAATAGGCTACGAAAACGTATCGGGATACATCTTTTACGTGAAACAGGGAAAGATCGTGGAATGCCCGTTGTCAGGATGA
- a CDS encoding translation initiation factor, whose protein sequence is MNDWKKRLDIVYSTNPDYHYKEEGSEEDNTQPKEKQLLRISLDKRNRKGKAVTLVTGFIGNDDDLQELGRMLKTKCGVGGSAKEGEIIIQGDHREKVLAILQKEGYAKSRII, encoded by the coding sequence ATGAACGACTGGAAAAAAAGATTAGATATTGTCTACTCCACCAATCCCGATTACCACTACAAGGAAGAGGGAAGCGAGGAAGATAATACACAGCCGAAAGAGAAACAGTTGCTTCGAATCAGCCTCGACAAACGGAATCGCAAAGGAAAGGCTGTAACGCTTGTCACCGGATTTATTGGAAATGACGACGATCTGCAGGAACTGGGCAGGATGCTGAAGACAAAATGCGGCGTGGGCGGATCAGCCAAAGAGGGAGAGATCATCATCCAGGGCGATCATCGCGAAAAGGTACTGGCTATCCTGCAGAAGGAAGGATATGCCAAATCACGTATCATCTAA
- a CDS encoding nucleoside kinase, producing the protein MTDTVRVHCLNTDVYKEVKIGSTLEELIDVFGVTSPYMITNAKVNNKTESLSYRVYRPKTIEFIDLTHSSAMRTYVRSLCFILAKAVNDTLPHAETYIEHAVARGYYFQIEAEVPVGKPELDAIRRRMREIVDADIPFVQVEEETAKVVKLFRERGMEDKARLLETSDFLYARYSKLEEYIDYFYGSLTPSTGYITLFDIQPHNGGYLLRIPNRENPVELEPEIQQEKLLNVYREHIKFLKISQLDNVGDLNRAKQENRMSEVIQVAEAYQANQIAGIAEEITRRFKEGVRVVLISGPSSSGKTTFRKRLEVQLMVNLLKPVGISLDDYFINRDQTPLDEHGEKDYESLYALDLELFEQHMLALMAGDEIELPFYNFMTGKREFKKNFLKMEDNSILIVEGIHGLNPELTEHIPPDKKFMVYVSALTTISLDDHNWIPASDNRLIRRIVRDYRYRGYSAEQTISRWDSVRRGEDKWIFPYQENADVMFNSAMIYELAAIRRHAEPILQRVPRTVPEYSEAYRLLKFLGYFNYITDRELPPTSLLREFVGGSSFRY; encoded by the coding sequence ATGACAGATACTGTACGTGTGCATTGTCTTAACACAGATGTATATAAAGAGGTGAAAATCGGTTCAACATTAGAAGAATTGATTGATGTTTTCGGGGTTACATCGCCCTATATGATTACAAATGCGAAAGTAAATAATAAAACAGAGTCATTATCCTATCGGGTATATCGGCCGAAAACGATAGAGTTTATAGATCTGACCCACTCTTCGGCCATGCGGACCTATGTACGGTCGCTCTGCTTTATTCTTGCCAAGGCTGTGAATGATACCCTCCCCCATGCGGAAACCTATATTGAACACGCTGTAGCAAGAGGATATTACTTCCAGATTGAGGCAGAGGTGCCGGTGGGTAAACCCGAACTGGATGCTATTCGTAGAAGGATGCGGGAAATCGTGGACGCGGATATCCCTTTCGTGCAGGTAGAAGAGGAAACTGCTAAAGTGGTGAAATTGTTTCGTGAACGGGGAATGGAAGATAAAGCCCGGTTGCTCGAAACGTCCGATTTTCTTTATGCCCGCTACTCGAAACTGGAAGAGTATATCGACTATTTTTACGGCAGTCTGACGCCCTCTACCGGTTATATTACCTTGTTCGATATTCAACCGCACAATGGCGGTTATCTGTTACGGATACCCAACCGGGAAAATCCGGTAGAACTGGAACCTGAAATACAGCAGGAGAAACTGCTGAATGTGTATCGGGAGCATATTAAATTTCTGAAAATAAGTCAATTGGATAATGTGGGTGATCTTAACCGGGCAAAGCAGGAAAATCGTATGTCCGAAGTGATCCAGGTAGCGGAGGCTTATCAAGCTAATCAGATTGCCGGTATTGCTGAAGAGATTACCCGTCGCTTTAAGGAGGGAGTGCGTGTCGTCCTGATATCGGGACCCTCTTCTTCGGGAAAGACTACCTTCCGCAAACGGCTTGAAGTGCAATTGATGGTGAATCTGTTGAAGCCGGTGGGCATCTCCCTCGATGACTATTTCATTAACAGGGACCAGACACCTCTGGATGAACATGGGGAGAAAGATTACGAATCACTTTATGCGCTCGATTTGGAGTTGTTCGAACAACATATGCTCGCGCTTATGGCAGGAGACGAGATTGAACTGCCGTTTTATAATTTCATGACAGGTAAGCGGGAATTCAAGAAGAATTTCCTGAAAATGGAGGATAACAGTATCCTGATTGTGGAGGGTATCCACGGCTTAAATCCGGAATTGACGGAGCATATCCCTCCGGATAAGAAGTTTATGGTCTATGTCTCTGCGCTGACTACTATTTCACTGGACGACCACAACTGGATCCCCGCTTCCGATAACCGGCTGATCCGCCGTATCGTACGTGATTACCGCTACCGCGGTTATTCGGCGGAACAAACTATCTCCCGTTGGGATAGTGTCCGGCGTGGTGAAGATAAATGGATTTTTCCCTATCAGGAGAATGCCGACGTGATGTTCAACTCGGCCATGATCTATGAACTGGCAGCTATCCGGCGCCATGCGGAACCTATCCTGCAGCGTGTACCGCGTACCGTACCGGAATATTCCGAAGCATACCGCTTACTCAAATTCCTGGGTTATTTCAATTATATTACCGATCGTGAGTTGCCACCTACTTCGTTGCTTAGGGAGTTTGTGGGAGGAAGTAGTTTCAGGTATTAA
- a CDS encoding outer membrane protein assembly factor BamB family protein — protein sequence MKKWVLSCLAVGISLLLSARPSQPFRFALVTDIHVSNPENNEDLRRTVRDINSLTDITFVIVSGDVTEFGSYDELHTAKTMLDSLNVPYYTIPGNHDSNWSESGTNDFLRIFGNETFGFEYNGYKFLGLASGPNMRMGPGQIPRENLTWFFEELEKTDTDMPVIYVNHYPMDNGLNNWFEVMDALRPYNVQLMLCGHGHANRAMNFEGINAAMCRSNLRAKEEYGGYTIITVDADSITLQERKASGETLAPWLTYPAGQRPKWEINPPRPDYSFNHDHRYVSEVWSVQEKSDMGSGMVLAGKKLLYTNTAGEIKAVDAGNGQPVWTYTTDGKIYSTPTVYENTVWCASSDSFLYGLDLQNGKQRFKLENDKAVVSSPACSGNKVMLAGGDGHCRAWDVSTGKLLWEFDSVKNFVVTRPLVKDEVVFFGSWGNEFYALDIETGKPRWIWNSGYSNRMLSPAQVVPVATHGRIYLASPDRYMTVLDEVTGEVIWRYNDPENRVRESIGMSEDGNTVYAKTMDGNILAIDATVPSRQVKWISSGEDMGYELTPTPVVEKNGVVYAPTDKGLIYAYRASDGTFLWKYRISNGLINMILPTDGNELFVSAMDGRLVKLRVSPY from the coding sequence ATGAAGAAATGGGTATTGTCTTGTCTGGCGGTAGGCATCAGCCTGTTGCTTTCCGCCCGGCCTTCACAACCTTTCAGGTTTGCACTGGTTACCGACATACATGTCAGCAATCCTGAGAACAATGAAGATCTCCGGCGTACGGTAAGAGACATCAATTCTCTTACAGATATCACTTTCGTGATTGTATCGGGAGATGTGACCGAATTCGGTTCATATGATGAACTGCATACAGCGAAAACGATGCTGGATAGTCTGAACGTTCCTTACTATACAATTCCCGGGAATCATGACTCCAACTGGTCAGAAAGTGGAACCAACGATTTTTTGCGGATTTTCGGCAATGAAACATTCGGCTTTGAGTATAACGGTTACAAGTTTCTCGGACTGGCATCAGGTCCCAATATGCGTATGGGACCGGGGCAGATACCACGGGAGAACCTCACCTGGTTTTTTGAAGAGCTGGAGAAAACCGATACCGATATGCCTGTTATTTATGTGAACCATTATCCTATGGATAACGGGTTGAATAACTGGTTCGAAGTGATGGATGCGCTGCGGCCCTATAATGTACAACTGATGCTGTGCGGACACGGGCATGCCAACCGGGCAATGAATTTCGAAGGAATCAATGCGGCGATGTGCCGCTCTAACCTGCGGGCCAAAGAAGAGTATGGAGGATATACTATTATCACTGTGGATGCCGATTCTATTACTTTGCAGGAACGCAAGGCTTCAGGTGAGACACTTGCTCCCTGGCTTACCTACCCGGCAGGACAACGGCCTAAATGGGAGATCAATCCGCCTCGTCCCGATTATTCTTTTAACCACGATCATCGCTATGTTTCCGAAGTCTGGAGTGTACAGGAAAAAAGCGATATGGGTAGCGGCATGGTTCTGGCCGGGAAAAAACTGCTTTACACCAATACCGCGGGAGAAATAAAAGCCGTGGATGCCGGTAACGGGCAACCGGTATGGACGTATACAACCGACGGAAAGATCTATTCCACTCCTACCGTATATGAAAACACCGTATGGTGCGCTTCCTCCGATTCGTTTCTTTATGGATTGGACCTGCAAAACGGGAAACAACGGTTTAAACTGGAGAACGATAAAGCAGTGGTTTCTTCTCCCGCCTGTTCCGGAAACAAGGTGATGCTCGCCGGTGGAGACGGTCACTGCCGGGCATGGGATGTCTCGACAGGAAAGCTCCTTTGGGAGTTTGATAGTGTGAAGAACTTCGTGGTGACCCGTCCGCTTGTAAAAGATGAAGTGGTCTTTTTCGGCAGTTGGGGCAATGAGTTCTATGCCCTCGATATTGAAACCGGAAAACCACGCTGGATATGGAACAGCGGATACTCGAACCGGATGCTGTCTCCTGCACAGGTGGTGCCCGTTGCCACGCATGGACGGATCTACCTGGCATCCCCCGACCGGTATATGACCGTTTTGGATGAGGTGACAGGAGAAGTGATATGGCGTTATAATGATCCGGAAAACAGGGTGCGTGAGTCAATCGGCATGTCGGAAGACGGCAATACTGTCTACGCCAAGACTATGGATGGGAATATCCTTGCTATTGACGCGACTGTACCATCACGGCAGGTAAAATGGATCTCTTCGGGAGAGGATATGGGCTATGAACTTACCCCTACGCCGGTGGTGGAGAAAAACGGAGTCGTCTATGCGCCTACCGATAAGGGGCTGATCTATGCCTACCGCGCTTCTGATGGTACGTTTCTCTGGAAGTACCGTATTTCCAACGGACTCATCAATATGATCCTGCCGACGGACGGTAACGAATTATTTGTCTCCGCAATGGACGGTCGGTTGGTGAAGTTAAGAGTGAGCCCTTATTGA